The genomic DNA AAGAGAGGATAAAGTGAGGGTTGAGACTTGTGGGGAATGTGGAAAGAGGTCTTCTGCATGCGGGAGAAAGAGAATCACTTGCACCTCCTCAGGACCTCCTGCATTTTCTCCTGCACGTTCACCATCCTCTCTGCCCACTCCTCATGCAGAGACTCTTCATCATCCCCGATGACCGCAGCGTATCCCATGAGGGCGATCAGGCCGATACAGAAAAGGTAGGTGAGGCGCGTGCACAGGTTTTCCATGACGCGTCTGTCGCCGTTGGAGTGCTTCAGGTACACTTCCAGGATCGGTTTACTGAAAAGCTTGGGCTTGCCCATCACACCGTCGTACAGGGTATGTAGGTTCTGGTCTCCCAGGTCATTGGAGTAGTTCTCCTCAAAATCATCTTTCTTGCGTTGCTGTTGCTCCGGTCGCGCCTCCACAATCTCCATGAACTTACGGAACTGATGGCGAATGTTCTCCTCCACCTTGCAGTACTGGCCATCCACCGTCTCTTTCTTAATCTGCATCAGAGCGTTGTGGTTCTGCTGGGAGATTTCATTGAGTGACCGATTGACACTACCGAACTCACGTTTGAGAGTCTGGATTTCTTCATCGTCCACGTGGTGTAGCACAACACGGATCAGAGAACCAGCAACACCGAAAATTGGGTTCACCACGGCAGCCGCCGAAGAGATAGTGGCCACGCACTGCATAACCTTTATCAGACCTTTCTTCACCTTGTCACGGTCCTCCAAGATCTCCATATCAGCCATGGCAACCAGACAGAGACCCCTTTAAAACTGACAATAGCCTGAaatgggaaaacagagagactcATTTAAATTAAAGCTGACATCACAAACACCAAAGCATCATTATCACTATTGTAAATACCACGAAGACAAACAATTGACTTCAGTTTAAAATTACTCTTAGTCACCTGGCCCTTGAAAAAATTCTTAATTATAACTTTTGCAAATTGGTTACAGACTGTGGTCACCTGATGAATTAGAAATATCCTTTCTGTACAGAGgctagttttttttcttgttttaaacaAATCAGAGTAGTGGCAGTCAGGTTTGCCTGCTCTATAGACATTTGAATTTAAGGTGGAGAGGAAAATGACGTAACTGAAACATAATGAATACAATAATCTTCCATTTGTcctttaaacattaaatgttCATGCCTCAATGTACT from Chanos chanos chromosome 8, fChaCha1.1, whole genome shotgun sequence includes the following:
- the rpz gene encoding protein rapunzel isoform X1; translated protein: MADMEILEDRDKVKKGLIKVMQCVATISSAAAVVNPIFGVAGSLIRVVLHHVDDEEIQTLKREFGSVNRSLNEISQQNHNALMQIKKETVDGQYCKVEENIRHQFRKFMEIVEARPEQQQRKKDDFEENYSNDLGDQNLHTLYDGVMGKPKLFSKPILEVYLKHSNGDRRVMENLCTRLTYLFCIGLIALMGYAAVIGDDEESLHEEWAERMVNVQEKMQEVLRRCK